Proteins co-encoded in one Cytobacillus sp. NJ13 genomic window:
- a CDS encoding zinc ABC transporter substrate-binding protein AdcA, whose product MLNKFAGLLSIFIVIFTLAACGGKSANSSESEREPKESSKELKIYTTVYPLQFFAEQIGGDHASVESILPSGSDSHTYEPTTGDMMKISESDAFIYNGAGLESYANKISETIQSDDVKVLEASKGINLEKHVHNHEGEDGGHESDHTHEEEGSHEDEHAGHNHGDQDPHVWLDPVRSIQLAEHIKDLLVELKPEQEETFNQNFEELKGKLKNLDQDFRAQLGNLPENKIIVSHAAYGYWEKTYGIEQIAVSGLSPANEPSHKEVQNIIKTAEKHGLKHVFFEQNITPKVADIVRKEIDAEALHIHNLSVLTEEDIKNNEDYFTLMQHNLEELTKALSEPSSEGASETNEQGEHDHGHTHSHNEETAKIYEGYFENSQVKDRSLSDWEGDWQSVYPYLQDGTLDEVFANKAEHGGEMTAKEYKEYYNEGYQTNVGRIQIQGNKVTFFKNGEEYSGEYIYDGYEILTYDAGNRGVRYVFKLEANAEGLPKYIQFSDHSIYPTEASHYHLYWGDDREKLLDEVSHWPTYYPSDMDGHDIAHEMMEH is encoded by the coding sequence TTGTTAAACAAATTTGCAGGCTTACTTAGTATATTTATTGTCATCTTTACGCTGGCTGCGTGTGGAGGAAAATCTGCAAACAGCAGTGAAAGTGAGAGGGAACCAAAAGAATCCAGCAAAGAGTTAAAGATTTATACAACTGTATATCCTCTACAGTTTTTTGCTGAACAAATTGGAGGAGATCATGCTTCCGTGGAGTCTATTCTGCCATCGGGATCAGACTCGCATACATATGAGCCAACCACCGGCGATATGATGAAAATATCTGAATCTGATGCTTTTATTTATAATGGGGCAGGCTTAGAATCATATGCAAACAAAATCTCGGAAACCATTCAATCTGATGACGTTAAGGTACTTGAAGCATCAAAAGGAATAAACTTGGAAAAGCATGTACATAACCATGAAGGAGAGGATGGCGGCCATGAGAGTGACCACACTCATGAAGAAGAAGGCAGTCATGAGGACGAACATGCTGGACATAATCATGGGGACCAAGATCCTCACGTTTGGCTGGATCCTGTTCGTTCTATTCAGCTCGCAGAGCATATAAAAGATTTATTAGTTGAATTAAAACCTGAGCAAGAAGAGACTTTTAACCAAAACTTTGAGGAGCTGAAAGGAAAGCTCAAAAACTTAGACCAGGACTTCCGTGCACAACTTGGAAATTTACCTGAAAATAAAATTATTGTATCTCATGCTGCTTATGGCTATTGGGAGAAAACCTATGGAATCGAGCAAATCGCTGTATCCGGCTTGAGCCCTGCTAACGAGCCTTCACATAAAGAGGTACAAAACATCATTAAGACTGCTGAAAAGCATGGTTTGAAGCATGTATTTTTTGAACAGAATATTACTCCTAAAGTGGCAGACATTGTTAGGAAGGAAATTGATGCAGAGGCTTTACATATACACAATTTATCGGTTTTAACAGAAGAAGATATAAAGAATAATGAGGACTACTTTACTCTCATGCAGCACAACTTAGAGGAACTGACAAAAGCTTTATCGGAACCTTCATCCGAGGGGGCTTCTGAGACAAATGAGCAGGGGGAACACGATCATGGCCATACTCATTCACATAATGAAGAAACAGCAAAAATTTATGAAGGATATTTTGAAAACAGTCAAGTGAAGGATCGATCCTTATCAGACTGGGAAGGTGACTGGCAGTCAGTATACCCATATCTTCAAGATGGCACCCTTGACGAAGTATTTGCTAATAAAGCGGAGCATGGGGGTGAGATGACAGCCAAAGAATATAAGGAATATTATAATGAAGGATACCAAACAAATGTTGGACGAATTCAGATACAGGGGAATAAGGTAACGTTTTTCAAGAACGGAGAAGAATATTCTGGGGAGTATATCTACGATGGGTATGAAATTCTAACATATGATGCGGGAAATAGAGGGGTTAGATATGTATTTAAACTAGAAGCAAATGCTGAAGGTCTTCCTAAATATATTCAGTTTAGTGATCATAGTATCTATCCGACAGAAGCTAGTCACTATCACCTGTATTGGGGTGACGACCGAGAAAAATTGCTGGATGAAGTTTCCCATTGGCCTACGTACTATCCATCTGACATGGATGGCCATGACATTGCCCATGAAATGATGGAGCATTAA
- a CDS encoding GNAT family N-acetyltransferase: MKTYAVEDLPKNKIIGFFKLHWGSPEMVTSSGIYDCSALDGFALVDEGEKIIGLITYLIKGNECEIISLDSLEEGKGIGTSLVQKVENLAIKKNCKIVKLITTNDNLLALKFYQKRGFILSKIILNAVEKARTVKPEIPLIGYDGIPIRDEIELIKVLN, from the coding sequence ATGAAAACTTACGCAGTTGAGGATTTACCCAAAAATAAAATAATTGGATTTTTTAAGCTGCATTGGGGAAGCCCGGAAATGGTTACTTCCAGTGGGATTTATGATTGTAGTGCACTGGATGGTTTTGCTCTTGTAGATGAAGGAGAAAAAATCATTGGCTTAATTACTTACCTAATTAAAGGTAATGAATGTGAAATTATATCCTTAGATAGTCTGGAAGAAGGTAAGGGGATAGGCACATCGTTAGTTCAAAAAGTAGAAAATCTTGCTATAAAGAAAAATTGTAAAATCGTAAAACTTATAACAACAAACGATAATTTATTAGCATTAAAATTTTATCAGAAACGAGGATTTATCCTGTCCAAAATTATTCTTAATGCCGTTGAGAAAGCAAGAACGGTAAAACCCGAGATACCCTTAATTGGTTATGATGGTATTCCGATCAGAGATGAAATTGAACTGATAAAGGTATTGAACTAA
- a CDS encoding GNAT family protein has product MIPTLKTKRLMLREILKEDAESIFACFSNDNVTRYYGQETLERMEQAEAIVDFFANSYREKKGMRWGIELNGKKGIIGTVGFNALSLKHKRAEIGYEIHPEHWRKGYTFEAVSKVIQYGFEELDLTRIGAAVFMENEASIKLLTRAGFQKEGILRDYMQQNGEAHDTYVYSILKDKR; this is encoded by the coding sequence GTGATACCGACATTAAAGACTAAAAGACTGATGCTGAGAGAAATTTTGAAAGAGGATGCTGAGAGTATATTTGCTTGTTTTTCAAATGACAATGTGACTCGTTACTACGGGCAGGAAACATTAGAAAGGATGGAACAAGCTGAAGCAATTGTTGACTTTTTTGCAAATAGCTACAGGGAGAAAAAAGGAATGCGCTGGGGAATTGAACTTAATGGGAAGAAAGGAATAATTGGGACAGTCGGCTTTAATGCATTGTCTCTTAAACATAAGCGGGCAGAAATAGGATATGAAATACATCCTGAACATTGGAGAAAAGGCTATACCTTCGAAGCTGTGTCGAAAGTTATTCAATATGGATTCGAGGAATTGGATCTTACTCGTATTGGGGCAGCTGTATTTATGGAAAATGAGGCATCTATTAAATTGCTGACTAGAGCCGGGTTTCAAAAAGAGGGTATTCTAAGAGATTATATGCAGCAAAATGGAGAAGCACACGATACCTATGTATATTCAATTCTTAAAGATAAAAGGTAG
- a CDS encoding RNA polymerase sigma factor codes for MVTESLTIEEIPLRLYKYCLSLTSSEWLAEDLTQETMIRLIKIREKEPDRVMNITFLYTIARNIFIDEKRKRTEILTDPHELFAKSWDFTEWDSLLEILYSTLPLRQAMLITLKDVFQYTSEEIAAMLRVSNESIKIALHRARTSLKKNNSPGINKQPYNDNMINEFSLAVKNQQPLKIFYYFRLLQTEHFKVIANREKGFHAIFISDPDGNILQIFSR; via the coding sequence ATGGTTACAGAATCTTTAACTATTGAGGAAATTCCTTTGAGGCTATATAAATATTGTTTATCCTTAACATCCTCAGAATGGCTGGCTGAGGATTTAACCCAGGAGACAATGATTAGATTGATCAAGATAAGAGAAAAAGAGCCAGACCGGGTGATGAACATAACTTTTTTGTACACCATTGCCAGAAATATTTTTATTGATGAAAAGCGCAAGAGAACTGAAATTCTGACGGATCCTCATGAGTTATTTGCAAAAAGCTGGGACTTTACGGAGTGGGACAGTTTATTAGAAATCTTATATAGTACACTTCCACTCCGTCAGGCAATGTTAATAACGTTAAAAGATGTGTTCCAATATACTTCTGAAGAAATAGCCGCAATGCTGAGAGTCAGTAATGAATCCATTAAAATAGCCCTTCACCGGGCAAGAACTTCATTAAAGAAAAATAATTCTCCAGGCATTAATAAACAGCCATACAATGACAATATGATAAATGAGTTTTCATTAGCAGTAAAAAACCAGCAGCCGTTAAAGATATTTTACTATTTTCGACTGCTGCAGACAGAACATTTCAAGGTAATTGCCAATAGGGAGAAGGGTTTCCATGCCATTTTTATATCAGATCCTGATGGGAATATTCTTCAGATATTTTCAAGATAG
- a CDS encoding VOC family protein, with translation MFKVGSIFIPVTDLERSKKWYEVNLGLTKVDEWQENGADHGVGYVFENDTTGFALIKVEKPQPTEFTVKGKNKNVYYNFEVDDIQQAYDLLKQNGVETTEIHDYGIMKGFDFFDLDGNTFSAVSEEMNSPYHKDNL, from the coding sequence ATGTTTAAGGTCGGCAGTATTTTTATACCGGTTACAGATTTGGAAAGATCTAAAAAATGGTATGAAGTAAATCTTGGTCTAACGAAAGTAGATGAGTGGCAGGAAAACGGTGCTGATCATGGTGTGGGTTATGTTTTTGAGAATGACACCACAGGTTTTGCTTTAATAAAGGTAGAAAAACCTCAGCCAACGGAATTTACCGTCAAAGGGAAAAATAAAAACGTATATTATAATTTCGAAGTAGATGACATCCAGCAAGCATACGATCTGTTGAAACAAAATGGAGTGGAAACTACAGAAATTCACGATTATGGGATTATGAAAGGGTTTGATTTCTTTGACCTTGATGGGAATACCTTCAGTGCAGTAAGTGAAGAAATGAATTCCCCCTATCATAAAGACAATTTATAA
- a CDS encoding ABC transporter ATP-binding protein: protein MGEVILEISDLRKNYGPKSVLNGVSFQVKSGEIIGYIGPNGAGKSTTVKIMLGIEDDYSGQVKIFGQDISDGNIEYKRKIGYVPEIAEVYDNLTGQEYLTFVGELYGLDSDLASDKAKSLMELFGIGEVYHSRIASYSKGMRQKLLIISSLLHNPELLFFDEPINGLDANSVMIFKEIMAQLAEQGKTIFYSSHIMDVVEKISSRIILLHDGRIAADGTFEELRQQNTEGSLEQIFNQLTGFSEHKELGARFVSVVREM, encoded by the coding sequence ATGGGGGAAGTTATCTTAGAGATTAGTGATCTGAGAAAGAATTATGGTCCGAAGTCCGTGCTGAATGGTGTATCTTTTCAGGTGAAAAGCGGGGAAATCATCGGGTATATCGGGCCGAACGGCGCTGGGAAAAGCACCACTGTCAAAATCATGCTTGGCATTGAAGATGACTATTCAGGACAAGTCAAAATCTTTGGCCAGGATATTTCGGATGGAAATATTGAATATAAAAGAAAAATCGGATATGTGCCGGAAATCGCTGAAGTATACGATAATTTGACCGGCCAGGAATATTTGACCTTTGTTGGCGAATTGTATGGCCTCGATTCGGACCTCGCCAGTGATAAGGCAAAAAGCCTGATGGAACTATTCGGCATAGGGGAAGTCTACCATTCCCGGATCGCTTCTTATTCAAAAGGAATGCGTCAAAAGCTCCTCATTATCTCGAGCTTACTGCATAATCCGGAACTTCTGTTTTTTGATGAACCCATCAATGGTCTGGATGCAAATAGTGTCATGATATTCAAAGAAATCATGGCACAGCTTGCCGAACAGGGAAAAACGATCTTTTATTCTTCTCACATTATGGATGTAGTCGAAAAAATAAGCAGCCGCATTATTCTCCTGCATGACGGCAGAATTGCTGCTGATGGCACCTTTGAAGAGTTAAGGCAGCAAAATACGGAAGGTTCACTCGAACAGATCTTCAACCAGCTTACGGGATTTAGTGAACATAAGGAACTTGGTGCCAGATTTGTTTCAGTAGTAAGGGAGATGTAG
- the modA gene encoding molybdate ABC transporter substrate-binding protein: protein MKKQYLLFFSLMVLFLSLAGCSNNDQSKNTGEEKQEGTGEKVELTISAAASLQDALTDIEANFEKEHPNVLVNFNFGASGSLQQQISQGAPADLFFSAAEDKFDKLVQDGLIEEKNGIDLVGNELVLVVPKESAMGIKSFNDLAAADKLSIGTPESVPAGQYAKKSLEYTGIWENIEDKVVYAKDVRQVLTYVETNNVDAGIVYKTDALISEKVNIADTADENTHDAIIYPLGVVKDTRHPTEAKLFYDYLQNEKSMSIFEEYGFKGLK from the coding sequence ATGAAAAAGCAATACCTGTTATTTTTTTCGTTAATGGTGCTTTTTTTATCATTGGCTGGATGTTCAAACAATGACCAATCTAAAAATACAGGAGAGGAGAAGCAAGAAGGAACCGGAGAGAAGGTGGAATTGACTATTTCGGCAGCAGCAAGCCTGCAGGATGCCTTGACGGATATTGAAGCAAACTTCGAAAAGGAGCATCCGAATGTGCTAGTAAACTTTAACTTTGGAGCATCAGGCTCACTTCAGCAGCAAATTTCGCAGGGAGCACCCGCTGATCTTTTCTTTTCAGCTGCAGAGGATAAATTTGATAAATTGGTACAGGACGGTCTTATCGAAGAAAAGAATGGAATTGATTTAGTTGGGAATGAACTTGTTCTGGTGGTGCCGAAAGAATCAGCAATGGGAATTAAATCGTTTAATGATCTTGCTGCAGCAGATAAATTGTCTATCGGCACTCCAGAGTCTGTTCCTGCAGGGCAATATGCGAAGAAGTCTTTAGAATATACAGGTATTTGGGAAAACATAGAAGATAAAGTGGTGTATGCCAAAGATGTTCGGCAAGTCCTTACATATGTAGAGACAAATAATGTGGATGCTGGAATTGTTTATAAAACAGATGCATTAATATCTGAAAAAGTTAACATTGCGGACACGGCAGATGAAAACACTCACGATGCCATTATTTATCCTTTGGGTGTGGTTAAGGATACAAGACATCCAACGGAAGCCAAGTTATTCTATGATTATCTTCAAAATGAAAAATCAATGAGTATTTTTGAAGAGTATGGGTTTAAAGGCCTTAAATAA
- a CDS encoding SDR family oxidoreductase → MKILVTGSTGHLGSALLNQLKNSGYKVKLTSRRKPDGIGHFKWVYSDLSSGEGLDEAVKDADVILHAATSPMKNSKSVEVSGFKEFLKKSQHVKHFIYPSIVGIDEIPFNYYKLKFEAEELLKKSSIPHTIVRATQFHHFIDHLFLAKPFFKRYIVPGEFKCQSVDAGEFADHLIGLVDKEPQGRAEDFGGPDVMTLREMAELKIKLNNEPNKVLSLSLTGKLYKSFSDGKNTNPARNIGKITFGEYLSKKIIGE, encoded by the coding sequence TTGAAGATACTGGTCACAGGTTCCACAGGACACCTAGGTTCAGCTTTGCTTAATCAACTAAAGAATTCTGGTTATAAAGTTAAATTAACTTCCAGGAGAAAACCTGATGGAATTGGACATTTCAAGTGGGTTTATAGCGATTTATCGTCAGGTGAAGGATTAGATGAAGCAGTAAAAGATGCAGATGTCATCCTTCACGCAGCAACAAGCCCAATGAAGAATTCAAAAAGTGTTGAGGTTTCAGGCTTTAAGGAGTTCTTAAAAAAATCACAGCACGTAAAACATTTTATTTATCCGTCAATTGTTGGGATAGATGAAATACCATTTAACTATTATAAGCTAAAATTTGAAGCAGAAGAATTGCTGAAAAAAAGCTCTATCCCCCATACAATTGTACGCGCAACTCAGTTCCACCATTTTATTGATCATTTATTTCTAGCCAAACCCTTTTTTAAAAGATATATTGTCCCGGGGGAATTTAAATGTCAAAGTGTGGATGCGGGTGAATTTGCTGATCATCTAATAGGATTAGTGGATAAAGAACCGCAAGGGAGAGCGGAGGATTTTGGCGGACCGGATGTTATGACATTAAGAGAAATGGCTGAACTGAAAATCAAACTAAATAATGAACCTAATAAAGTTTTAAGCTTATCTCTAACTGGAAAACTATATAAATCTTTTTCTGATGGGAAAAATACCAATCCTGCCCGGAATATAGGAAAAATCACCTTCGGGGAATATCTAAGTAAAAAGATAATAGGGGAGTAG
- a CDS encoding DUF4256 domain-containing protein — translation MAKGNMELSPEQREELLEILKARFEKNMHRHEGVEWAGVQAKLEANPEKLWSLNEMEGTEGEPDVIRHDQETGEYIFYDCSAESPKGRRSICYDREALEARKKHKPENSAMDMAAAMGIELLTEEQYRELQELEHVDKKTSSWVQTPENIRKLGGAIFCDRRYDTVFVYHNGADSYYGARGFRGSLRV, via the coding sequence ATGGCAAAAGGAAATATGGAACTGTCACCAGAACAGCGTGAAGAACTGCTGGAAATTCTGAAAGCACGTTTTGAGAAAAACATGCACCGCCATGAAGGTGTGGAGTGGGCTGGAGTACAAGCTAAGCTCGAGGCTAATCCTGAAAAATTGTGGTCGCTCAATGAAATGGAAGGGACCGAAGGTGAACCGGATGTTATCCGCCATGATCAAGAGACCGGCGAATACATATTTTATGATTGTTCAGCTGAAAGTCCAAAAGGCAGGAGAAGTATTTGTTACGACCGTGAAGCGCTGGAGGCACGGAAAAAACACAAGCCGGAAAACAGCGCTATGGATATGGCAGCCGCCATGGGAATTGAACTTTTAACAGAAGAGCAATACCGGGAGCTTCAGGAGCTTGAACATGTCGATAAGAAAACCTCGAGCTGGGTGCAAACACCTGAGAATATCAGAAAGCTTGGCGGGGCTATCTTTTGTGACCGCCGCTACGACACTGTTTTTGTGTATCACAATGGAGCCGATTCCTACTATGGTGCAAGGGGTTTCCGCGGCTCGCTGAGGGTTTAG
- a CDS encoding cation:dicarboxylase symporter family transporter, translating to MKKFKLSLATQIFIGLVLGIVVGGIFYGSETAQSILQPFGDFFIRLIKMIVVPIVLSTIIVAIAGVGDIKSVGKLGGKSLAYFIGMTMVAIVVGLIAGNLIQPGAGLNMDSLQQSDISNYVETNEEQEGKSIADTFLHIVPTNPVQAMVEGDMLAIIFFAVVFGLGIAAIGDKGKPVLRFFEGTAKAMFYVTNLFMKYAPIGVFALIGVTISKYGFASLIPLGKLALTVYGSMFFFVIVVLGVMAKVVGFSIFKLLKMIKEELLLAFSTASSETVLPRIMDKMEKAGSPKHIASFVIPTGYSFNLDGSVLYQAIASLFIAQMFGIELSIGQQITLMLVLMVTSKGMAGVPGVSFVVLLATFSTIGLPAEGLAFIAGIDRILDMGRTAVNVVGNSLAAIVIAKWEGQFNPPAEERFEQQAS from the coding sequence ATGAAAAAATTTAAATTAAGTTTAGCCACTCAAATTTTCATTGGTCTTGTTTTAGGGATTGTTGTTGGTGGTATTTTCTATGGAAGTGAAACGGCGCAAAGTATTCTGCAGCCGTTTGGCGATTTTTTTATCCGCTTAATTAAAATGATCGTGGTTCCCATTGTGCTATCAACGATTATTGTTGCCATTGCCGGTGTTGGAGACATAAAGTCCGTTGGTAAGCTTGGCGGTAAATCATTGGCTTATTTTATCGGCATGACTATGGTTGCCATTGTGGTTGGCCTGATTGCCGGCAATTTGATTCAGCCTGGTGCCGGCCTGAATATGGACAGCCTGCAGCAAAGCGATATTTCAAACTATGTTGAAACCAATGAAGAGCAAGAGGGCAAGTCTATAGCTGATACATTTTTGCATATAGTCCCAACAAACCCGGTACAGGCGATGGTGGAAGGCGATATGCTGGCGATCATCTTCTTTGCAGTTGTATTTGGTCTTGGAATTGCAGCAATTGGGGATAAGGGAAAGCCGGTATTGAGATTCTTCGAAGGTACGGCCAAGGCGATGTTCTATGTGACAAACCTATTTATGAAGTATGCACCAATCGGGGTATTTGCCTTAATTGGTGTAACAATCTCTAAGTATGGTTTTGCCTCACTGATTCCATTGGGCAAGCTGGCGCTTACTGTATATGGATCCATGTTCTTCTTTGTTATTGTTGTGTTAGGAGTGATGGCCAAAGTTGTCGGTTTCAGCATCTTTAAATTACTGAAGATGATTAAAGAAGAATTACTTTTGGCATTTTCAACTGCAAGTTCTGAAACAGTGCTTCCGAGAATCATGGACAAAATGGAGAAGGCAGGAAGCCCTAAACATATTGCTTCTTTTGTTATTCCAACAGGCTACTCTTTTAACCTGGACGGATCGGTTTTATATCAGGCCATTGCCTCTTTATTTATTGCCCAGATGTTTGGCATAGAATTAAGCATAGGACAGCAAATCACATTAATGTTAGTACTGATGGTTACATCGAAAGGAATGGCAGGAGTGCCAGGCGTATCATTTGTCGTGCTGCTGGCTACATTCAGCACAATTGGATTGCCTGCAGAAGGCCTTGCCTTTATTGCCGGAATCGATCGTATCCTTGATATGGGACGCACAGCGGTTAACGTGGTGGGGAACTCACTTGCGGCAATTGTTATTGCCAAGTGGGAAGGCCAATTTAACCCTCCGGCAGAAGAAAGATTTGAGCAGCAAGCTTCATAA